The Bacteroides sp. AN502(2024) DNA segment CCGTTTGTCAAAAGTTTCTCATTCGGTTTATTTCCGAGAATCGGTTTGCCGGTCGCTTTGTTCCAAACAATAGGCAATACAAGTGTCTGCCCCATCTGCTCCCCTTGTACAAAGGTAGCACTTCGAATGGTTTGAGTCGTCGTTACCGTGAATGAACCGGTATACAAGGGTGAAGTTGCCGTCGGCTCACTGCCATCTACCGTATAACGGATTTCCACATCGGGACGGATACATTCCAGCTTCACTTGCAACACCCCGTTTTCGGGAGTCACTTTGTGTTGGATATTATACATGGAACGGGCATAAACAATTCCTTTCCCGGCAAGATGCTCATTATACCTGTCCATTCCTTTCAGGAACAAAGCCCAGTCTTTCTGATCCGGTTGTGTCCAGGCAACTTCCGCCACTGCCGCCAGGCGGGGGAATAGAAGATACTCCACATCTTCCGGTTTGTTACAGAACTCTGTCCACATCGAACCTTGCACCCCCATCAATAAGGAAGCATATTCCGGTTTCCAATCTTTTTGCACCGGCTCGTAGTCATACACATCTTTCAGTGTGTTATTTCCAAAGTAGGTCAATGGCTCGAACCACTGTGGTCCCTGGTAACGAATCAAATACATGATGCGTGCCGGAGTCATGATAAACCGATGTCCTTTTTCGGCCGCTTTCAATGCAGCCTGTCCGAATCCCTGCCAACCTAGAATGATTGAGTTGTCAGGCAGAAAACTGCTATTGGTCAGTTCATCCCAGCCGATCACCTCCCTGCCTTTACTACGTACATAATCACTGATCCGCTTCATGAAGTATCCCTGTAAATCTTCTTCGTTAGCCAGCCGTTCCTTTTTCATCCGTGCCTGACACAACGGACACTGTTTCCAATGTCTCTTTTGGGCCTCGTCACCCCCTATATGAATATAACGTGAAGGGAATAATTCCATGATTTCATCCATCACATTTTGTAAAAAGGTGAAGACACGATCATTTCCCGCACAATAAATGATTTCGGCATTTCGTCCTCCCAGACCGGGCAGTACACCGATATACTCTTTCACTACCGGACAAGCCAGTTGGGGATAAGCCGCCAACGCAGCATTGCTATGGGCAGGCATATCTATTTCGGGCACAATCTCCACCTGACGCTCGGCAGCATAAGCCACCATCTCCCGAATCTCCTCTTGGGTATAGAAACCTCCTACCGGAGTCGGTTCTCCCTTTTTCGGATTACGCCGGGCGGGAAAAGGTAAATCCTGACGATCCACCCGCCATGCACCGACCTCTGTCAACCGGGGATATTTCTTTATTTCCACCCGCCAGCCGTTGTCGTCTGTCAAATGGAAATGAAGGGTATTCAGTTTAAGCATTGACATACAATCAATGATACGCAATACATTTTCTTTGGGAATAAAGAAACGGGAGGCGTCCAACAGTAATGCCCGGTATCCGAAACGGGGCTCATCCCGGATGGTCACCACCGGAATGCTCCACTCCTGATGCTTGTCCGACAAGCTTTCTCTCTCAATGGCGGGAGGAAGGAGTTGGCGAATTGTCTGCAAGGCATAGAAAAAGCCTTTGTTATCCGAAGCTTTAATAACGATCTCTTGGGGAGAAACTTCCAAAGAATAGGCTTCACTCTTCAAAGAAGGATCCGTCAGCAAACGGACATTCCCCTCTCCTCCTACATTCAGTTTGGGAGTAAAACCGGCCGTACGGGTAAATAACGCAATCAAACTCCCGGCAACTTTCGCCTGCTCCTCATTCTCCACTGCAAAAACTGTCTGATCGGAGAATAAATGGTTGCCACTGCCCGGTATCATCTGTACCGGGCGTGGGACCATCGAAATACTGTTTGTTACGTTTGTATGATCACATCCGGTCAACATGGATGCCAGAAGTCCGGTCAACAGTATGAAGGTATATCTTATCATGATAGTATTTCAGGGTTATCCCTTGTCTCTCTCAGGGGAGAATCGGACAGGGTCGTTATATTGTTCTTGTAGTTTCAACATCTCTTCTTTCAGCTCTTTCACTACCGGTTCGTATTCAGGCTGTTCGTAGAGGTTATGCATCTCTGTCGGGTCTGCCTGCATGTCATAGAGCTCCCACCAATTGATATCATTATAGAAATGAATCAATTTATAGCGCTCTGTACGTATTCCATAGTGGCGTTTCACCATGTGTTCGGCGGGATATTCATAGAAATGATAATAAAGTGCCTTGCGCCAGTTCTTCGGATGCTCTCCTTTCAACAGAGGAACAAGAGAGACTCCCTGGATGTCCGATGGCACCTCCGCTCCTGCCAGTTCGAGGAAAGTAGGCGCATAGTCGATGTTCTGCACCATTTCGGTGATATCCCCTCTACGATCGAAGCCCTTCGGCAAGCGCATGACAAGCGGTGTGCGCATGGACTCTTCGTACATAAAACGTTTGTCGAACCAACCATGTTCGCCCATATAGAAGCCCTGGTCGGAAGTATAGACTACGAGTGTGTTATCCAGCCATCCTTTTTCTTTCAGGTAATCGAGCACACGGCCGACATTATCATCCAGCGACTTTACCGTCTTCATATAGTCACGCATATAACGTTGGAACTTCCAATTGACGAGGTCTTTGCCTTGCGGATTCCGTTGGTAGAAGTCATCGATAATCGGACCATAGAATTTGTCCCATGCAGCACGCTGTCCTTCGTCCATTCTGCCCAAGAATCTTTCATACAGTGACTTTAACCGTGAGCTTTTGTCGGGACGCAGCATTTTGAGGTCATAGATCATATCCATATCTTTCACGATGCTCATTTCTTGTGCGGCAGCAGCCGGACGACCTTCATACTCATCAAAGAAGTTATCCGGCAATGGGAAAGTCTTGTCCTCATACAAAGCCAGATTGCAGGTATCCGCCATCCAGTTACGATGGATAGCCTTGTGATGAATCAAAAGGCAGAAAGGCTTTTGCTGATCACGTTTATTCTCCATCCAGTCAATGGCATCATCCGTGATAAGATTAGTGATATAGCCGTGTTTCTGAATAGTATCATTGTTCTGCGTGATGAAGTGCGGATTATAGTAGTCTCCTTGTCCGGGGACGATTTGCCAGTAATCAAATCCTGACGGCAAGCTCTCGAGATGCCATTTACCAACCAATGCGGTCTGGTAACCGACTTTCCTCAATAGTTTAGGGAAAGTCTGTTGAGAACTGTCGAAAACGCAAGTGGTATTGTCATAGAATTTGTTTGCACAGCTATGTTTGCCCGTGATCATACAGGCGCGGCTGGGACCACTTAAAGAATTAGCTACAAAACTTTGTGTAAAACGTACTCCATCGGCAGCAATACGATCGAGGTTCGGTGTTTCCATGTAGCGTGTGTCATAACAGCTCATCATCTGAGCCGTATGGTCATCTGTCATGATATAGACAATGTTCAAAGGTTTCTGTTC contains these protein-coding regions:
- a CDS encoding family 20 glycosylhydrolase, encoding MIRYTFILLTGLLASMLTGCDHTNVTNSISMVPRPVQMIPGSGNHLFSDQTVFAVENEEQAKVAGSLIALFTRTAGFTPKLNVGGEGNVRLLTDPSLKSEAYSLEVSPQEIVIKASDNKGFFYALQTIRQLLPPAIERESLSDKHQEWSIPVVTIRDEPRFGYRALLLDASRFFIPKENVLRIIDCMSMLKLNTLHFHLTDDNGWRVEIKKYPRLTEVGAWRVDRQDLPFPARRNPKKGEPTPVGGFYTQEEIREMVAYAAERQVEIVPEIDMPAHSNAALAAYPQLACPVVKEYIGVLPGLGGRNAEIIYCAGNDRVFTFLQNVMDEIMELFPSRYIHIGGDEAQKRHWKQCPLCQARMKKERLANEEDLQGYFMKRISDYVRSKGREVIGWDELTNSSFLPDNSIILGWQGFGQAALKAAEKGHRFIMTPARIMYLIRYQGPQWFEPLTYFGNNTLKDVYDYEPVQKDWKPEYASLLMGVQGSMWTEFCNKPEDVEYLLFPRLAAVAEVAWTQPDQKDWALFLKGMDRYNEHLAGKGIVYARSMYNIQHKVTPENGVLQVKLECIRPDVEIRYTVDGSEPTATSPLYTGSFTVTTTQTIRSATFVQGEQMGQTLVLPIVWNKATGKPILGNKPNEKLLTNGVRGSLKYTDFEWCCWEKSDSISFTIDLLQKEKLNTFTMGCITNYGMAVHQPKSIRIAVSDDNETYREIAGLHFTAEEIFREGTFIEDVSADMKGTEARYVRVTAEGAGACPADHVRPGQEARVYWDELMIE
- a CDS encoding sulfatase — translated: MKKLQSNLFFPLAGVATAASLVSCAGKQKTAEQKPLNIVYIMTDDHTAQMMSCYDTRYMETPNLDRIAADGVRFTQSFVANSLSGPSRACMITGKHSCANKFYDNTTCVFDSSQQTFPKLLRKVGYQTALVGKWHLESLPSGFDYWQIVPGQGDYYNPHFITQNNDTIQKHGYITNLITDDAIDWMENKRDQQKPFCLLIHHKAIHRNWMADTCNLALYEDKTFPLPDNFFDEYEGRPAAAAQEMSIVKDMDMIYDLKMLRPDKSSRLKSLYERFLGRMDEGQRAAWDKFYGPIIDDFYQRNPQGKDLVNWKFQRYMRDYMKTVKSLDDNVGRVLDYLKEKGWLDNTLVVYTSDQGFYMGEHGWFDKRFMYEESMRTPLVMRLPKGFDRRGDITEMVQNIDYAPTFLELAGAEVPSDIQGVSLVPLLKGEHPKNWRKALYYHFYEYPAEHMVKRHYGIRTERYKLIHFYNDINWWELYDMQADPTEMHNLYEQPEYEPVVKELKEEMLKLQEQYNDPVRFSPERDKG